One Anatilimnocola floriformis genomic window, GTTCGCAGAAGATTTTTAGACAAATCTGCTGTGGTCGCGCATCATGTAGGGCGCATGAGTGCGACCCAAGCTTTTTCCGCGCGAGTTCGTGAGTGCACCGACCAGTTGGCGGTGACGGGCGTTGCTGCGCTGGGAATGCTGTATGACTTGACTGCGCAAAGACTTGTGCGGTTCGCGGTAACTGTATCCTATCACCAGCACGACGCCGAAGACGCGGTGCAAGCAGTTCTGGCCCGGCTGGCTACGAGCCCGCAGCAATTGAAGGACGTCGGCTGTCCCTGGGCTTATCTGCTGCGAATGGTTCGCAACGAAGTCATCGCCATCCACCGACGGCAAAAGCGCTGCACCGCAGCCGGCGATTTGTCGGATTTGATCACGCGCTGTCCCATTGATGAGGCTGAACGCGAAGAATCCCATCGCGCAGTCTGGGCTGCTCTTCGATCGCTGCCGGTTGATCAGGCCGAAGTGGTGGTTCTCAAAATCTGGGAGGAGATGACATTCGCCCAAATCGGCGAGATTCTCGAACTCTCGCTGAATACGGTTGCCAGCCGGTATCAGTATGGCATCGCCAAGTTGACCAGCCGACTGACCAAGCAACCCACGAGGGTGCGGCATGGATAACTTTGAATTCGAAGCGAACGAAATTGAGGAACTGCTGCGCTCCGCCGGCGAATATGTCCAGCCGTCTGACGATCTGCTGCCTGCGGTACTCGAGCAGGCCCGCTTGGCGCGCGCTGAATGGCGTGTGCAAAACTGGGTCTGGTTTGTGATGTTCAACATCGCGCTTTGCATCTTGCTTGTTGGTCACCTGCGTCTGGAGCCCTCGCGTGATTTTGAAATCATGGGCGCTCCCTCGTCGATCGCTCAGCAGGAGAATCCTGGCTGGCACGCGGTTGACCGCTTCACTGCACTTCGCCGTCGCCAGGCAGCTGTGCTGCCGTCGCCGAAGTAATCAGCAAAATTCTTAGACAAATTGGCGCCCGTCGCGCATCCGCTAATCAGTCCATGGCGGTTGAGTACCAGCGAGACGCGGCGTCCGATGAAGACGGCAACACTTCCAGACATCATTGCGTTGAACGATCGCCTCGCAGCGATGGCGGCTGCAGAGGTTCCGCTAAGTCGCGATTTAGTTCGTTCCAATGCGGAACTGCCGACAACGCTGCACGAGGTGAGCGCTGCCGTTTCGCGCCGCGTCGAAGCTGGGCAAACGCTAGAGCAATCGCTGGCTGCCGAAGAACGCCTCACGCCTGCCTACCATTTGTTGTTGCAGATCAGCGCGAACAGCAACGATCGTGGCGGCGCCCTCAGCAGGCCGCAGCGACTAGCCAACTCCAGTGAGAACTCTGCACAAATACTGTCGCGAGCGCTGACCTATCCTCTGATTGTTTGCAGCCTGGCTTATTGCGGATTGGCGCTCTTCTGCTTGTATCTTGTGCCTACGCTCGAGCAACTGTACGGGAATCTACGCATCCCCACGGGTTGGGCCCTGCGCCTGCTGACTGGCCTGCGAATAACGCTGCCATATTGGATCGCATTGCCGC contains:
- a CDS encoding RNA polymerase sigma factor, with product MSATQAFSARVRECTDQLAVTGVAALGMLYDLTAQRLVRFAVTVSYHQHDAEDAVQAVLARLATSPQQLKDVGCPWAYLLRMVRNEVIAIHRRQKRCTAAGDLSDLITRCPIDEAEREESHRAVWAALRSLPVDQAEVVVLKIWEEMTFAQIGEILELSLNTVASRYQYGIAKLTSRLTKQPTRVRHG